One part of the Anaeromyxobacter sp. Fw109-5 genome encodes these proteins:
- a CDS encoding exonuclease SbcCD subunit D, with product MRVLSPWDVTNEETSTSTSTSTPTPTSTATSTATATATSTATSTSTSTSTATSTSTATATATATSTATSTSTPTSTATSTSTATATATSTATSTSTSTPTSTPTPTATSTPTPTPTPTSTATSTSTPTSTPPDAECQPPVYAHGVALRILHTSDWHLGRALHEESLLEDQAWALERLREVLREARPDALLIAGDVFDRAVPPAEAVSLLDDFLNQVAALGVPLVAIAGNHDSAERLAFGARLVEARGVHLRGTHARSAEPVEIPGKGFIYPVPYLDPEVVRGAEGDETLRGHAAATERVLVRVRADAAARPLPTVLVAHAFVQGAAESPDSERPLAVGGSACVPAAALAGFDYVALGHLHAPQEVAPGMRYSGSLLKYSFGEAGHEKGVVLAEVERGATRIERVPLGARRDVVRLEGTLDELLRRRDLAPFERALVEVTLADEGYVFDAKNRLQARFAHVLNVLRKDLEGGGDGTFASRVDGAGGDDLKLFEAFFETVAGATPGPEHREVFAGALAEIARKERAA from the coding sequence ATGCGCGTGCTGTCGCCGTGGGATGTGACGAATGAAGAGACCTCGACCTCGACCTCGACCTCGACCCCGACCCCGACCTCGACCGCGACCTCGACCGCGACCGCGACCGCGACCTCGACCGCGACCTCGACCTCGACCTCGACCTCGACCGCGACCTCGACCTCGACCGCGACCGCGACCGCGACCGCGACCTCGACCGCGACCTCGACCTCGACCCCGACCTCGACCGCGACCTCGACCTCGACCGCGACCGCGACCGCGACCTCGACCGCGACCTCGACCTCGACCTCGACCCCGACCTCGACCCCGACCCCGACCGCGACTTCGACCCCGACCCCGACCCCGACCCCGACCTCGACCGCGACCTCGACCTCGACCCCGACCTCGACCCCGCCGGACGCCGAATGTCAGCCCCCCGTGTACGCTCATGGTGTGGCGCTCCGCATCCTCCATACCTCCGACTGGCACCTGGGGCGCGCGCTCCACGAGGAGTCGCTGCTCGAGGATCAGGCGTGGGCGCTCGAGCGGCTGCGCGAGGTCCTGCGGGAAGCGCGTCCGGACGCGCTCCTCATCGCGGGCGACGTGTTCGACCGGGCCGTCCCTCCCGCCGAGGCGGTCTCGCTCCTGGACGACTTTCTGAACCAGGTGGCGGCGCTCGGCGTGCCGCTCGTCGCCATCGCCGGGAACCACGACTCGGCCGAGCGGCTCGCCTTCGGGGCGCGGCTGGTCGAGGCCCGTGGCGTCCACCTGCGCGGGACGCACGCGCGGTCGGCGGAGCCCGTCGAGATCCCCGGGAAGGGCTTCATCTACCCGGTGCCGTACCTCGACCCCGAGGTCGTCCGCGGCGCGGAAGGCGACGAGACGCTGCGCGGCCACGCCGCCGCGACCGAGCGCGTGCTGGTCCGCGTCCGTGCCGACGCCGCGGCGCGCCCGCTCCCCACGGTCCTCGTCGCCCACGCCTTCGTGCAGGGCGCGGCCGAGTCGCCCGACAGCGAGCGGCCGCTCGCGGTGGGTGGATCCGCCTGCGTGCCGGCCGCCGCGCTCGCCGGGTTCGACTACGTCGCGCTCGGGCACCTGCACGCGCCGCAGGAGGTCGCGCCCGGGATGCGGTACTCCGGCTCGCTGCTCAAGTACTCGTTCGGCGAGGCGGGCCACGAGAAGGGCGTCGTCCTCGCGGAGGTCGAGCGCGGCGCGACGCGAATCGAGCGCGTGCCGCTCGGCGCCCGGCGCGACGTCGTCCGCCTGGAGGGGACGCTCGACGAGCTGCTGCGTCGACGCGACCTCGCGCCGTTCGAGCGCGCCCTCGTCGAGGTGACGCTGGCCGACGAGGGGTACGTCTTCGACGCGAAGAACCGGCTGCAGGCGCGCTTCGCGCACGTGCTGAACGTCCTGCGCAAGGACCTCGAGGGCGGCGGCGATGGGACGTTCGCGTCGCGCGTCGACGGGGCCGGCGGCGACGATCTGAAGCTCTTCGAGGCCTTCTTCGAGACCGTGGCGGGCGCGACGCCCGGGCCCGAGCACCGCGAGGTCTTCGCGGGGGCGCTCGCCGAGATCGCCCGCAAGGAACGGGCAGCGTGA